A portion of the Punica granatum isolate Tunisia-2019 chromosome 7, ASM765513v2, whole genome shotgun sequence genome contains these proteins:
- the LOC116213809 gene encoding uncharacterized protein LOC116213809: MADHDQRKNHPSSGTEGHQQMHHCHKCGWPFPNPHPSAKHRRAHRRICGTIEGYKLEDSQHSNVSDDEHSDDDYKTPSAKALERSESEKDEVFSDAASNFADVTSCTVTEAAKGTVLESESISEKVKEDIPAQKTAEVMKADDSTDSAEKQELVIPESTADVFASKSDAPDHSSSSPVGTYVDSAEESTAATIRHENVLIDGSVLIVPKPSIGLITEAKKHDEDKGVSECLLESVSRDTEVKALEETDSLSHDNNHARDTPEAIPKLETGETTVIPMPPGDVKIIEETNPLSLDGNSVSNAPEPIPKLEETCRTVATGLSPEDKAPNQVGLSGDAPQAEFHVDRELEFSTSCNDVHENDKREVDENFHEFFVPHGLPEVENPERVIEGFKDPKIMGLFHTNDGSSEVILNKDDVIIASPPESGLEAVNEGSGVSSGLQDSEVPSELAEKSKPVEEAAFIEGKIIPHHGNIGLTDLEICKGAVTADSEEVSGAVNASSEMEFSESAHELLGSVDGNSKVDIAHTAEVDQVEKHTERLEEVLAGGVPESASKLEKSYIAEEENKSKRVAEESLVENLIVPETAENFHEVPVNSVANPIGEERTFSHEKQVEEKPTAAKEDAIVSADHVQESCKVEDKHDDCSETVMTAYQDTISHENLTEGDLNEKDKRAQLSSKDRAAEEDVIALAGHVQESCEAEDKQEIVMTAFQDTVSDSHEYVTEGGMNEKDKRTQSSSDDRAAKEDVIVSADHVQESCKAEDKHDGYSETLTAAQDAVSDSHETLKEGDMNEKDKRAQLPSEDHVVEETLVSLDSASSVPASAAIEVGGANDLGGPGSDPSQHEGETNHVKPPLSGYALDASVDSRSTDSLDANWGSVSVLSTQSDTLAAVEDSKATSEAGKSTSNLPKLESEANRSLEKSEVFEPPSFMTLVEPTGKGEKTATSSSHGQPGWFPSLTNVTNDSPGRKKNEEIISKVTNWSSNQQQHSPLKSLLIEANRDAKPKSTNPRESAPVEAQKEEKSVTVGSILGSETQKADEEKQATAQEWNSPARYPAEIKREKRKVKGRPIWAQFVCCSSSVN, translated from the exons ATGGCAGACCATGATCAGAGGAAGAACCACCCATCATCAG GGACCGAGGGGCATCAACAAATGCACCACTGTCACAAATGTGGGTGGCCGTTCCCGAACCCGCATCCGAGCGCGAAGCACAGGCGTGCCCATAGGAGGATCTGTGGAACCATCGAAGGCTACAAGCTTGAGGACAGCCAGCACTCGAATGTCTCTGATGACGAGCACTCCGATGATGATTACAAGACCCCAA GTGCAAAAGCATTGGAGAGGAGTGAAAGTGAAAAGGATGAAGTTTTCTCGGATGCTGCATCAAATTTTGCAGATGTCACATCATGTACGGTAACTGAAGCAGCTAAGGGGACTGTTCTTGAGTCAGAGAGTATTAGCGAGAAGGTTAAGGAGGATATTCCTGCACAGAAAACTGCTG AAGTCATGAAAGCTGATGATTCAACTGATAGTGCAGAAAAGCAAGAGCTAGTGATTCCGGAAAGTACTGCTGATGTATTTGCGAGCAAATCCGATGCTCCAGATCATTCATCAAGCTCCCCAGTGGGTACATATGTAGACTCTGCTGAGGAATCAACTGCTGCAACAATCAGACACGAAAATGTCCTGATTGATGGTTCAGTCCTCATTGTACCCAAGCCTTCTATTGGTTTGATAACAGAGGCTAAGAAACATGATGAAGATAAGGGAGTATCAGAATGCTTGTTGGAAAGTGTGTCAAGGGACACAGAGGTGAAGGCACTTGAAGAAACTGATTCATTATCTCATGATAATAACCATGCAAGAGATACACCTGAAgctattccaaaattggagaCTGGTGAAACAACTGTTATTCCCATGCCTCCGGGAGATGTCAAGATAATTGAAGAAACTAATCCATTATCTCTTGATGGTAACAGTGTCAGCAATGCCCCTGAACCAATTCCAAAGTTAGAAGAGACTTGTAGAACCGTTGCTACTGGCCTTTCTCCAGAAGACAAAGCTCCCAACCAGGTGGGTCTCTCTGGTGACGCCCCTCAAGCTGAGTTCCATGTGGATCGAGAGTTAGAGTTTTCAACTTCCTGTAATGATGTCCATGAAAATGATAAGAGAGAAGTAGATGAAAACTTTCACGAGTTCTTTGTGCCTCATGGTCTGCCTGAGGTGGAGAATCCAGAGAGAGTTATTGAAGGCTTTAAGGACCCTAAAATAATGGGGTTGTTCCACACCAACGATGGTTCTTCTGAAGTGATTCTAAATAAGGATGATGTCATCATTGCTTCTCCTCCCGAGTCTGGGCTAGAAGCTGTAAATGAAGGCTCTGGGGTCTCTTCAGGTTTGCAGGATTCAGAGGTCCCTTCCGAACTGGCTGAGAAGAGCAAGCCTGTGGAAGAAGCAGCTTTTATTGAGGGGAAAATCATTCCACATCACGGGAACATCGGACTGACTGATTTGGAAATCTGCAAAGGTGCTGTGACTGCTGATAGTGAGGAAGTTAGCGGTGCGGTCAATGCTTCATCAGAGATGGAATTCTCGGAAAGTGCCCATGAACTCTTGGGAAGTGTTGATGGTAACTCTAAAGTGGATATTGCCCATACTGCTGAAGTTGATCAGGTTGAAAAGCATACGGAGAGATTGGAAGAAGTCCTGGCAGGAGGAGTTCCTGAATCTGCATCTAAGTTGGAGAAATCATATATtgctgaagaagaaaataaaagcaaaagaGTTGCAGAGGAGAGTCTTGTTGAAAACCTTATAGTTCCTGAAACGGCTGAGAATTTCCATGAAGTGCCAGTTAATTCTGTGGCCAATCCAATCGGAGAGGAAAGAACTTTCAGCCATGAGAAACAGGTTGAAGAAAAACCTACTGCAGCTAAGGAAGATGCAATAGTATCAGCTGATCATGTTCAGGAATCTTGCAAAGTTGAGGATAAGCATGATGACTGCTCAGAGACTGTAATGACAGCATACCAAGATACAATTTCTCATGAAAACCTAACAGAAGGTGACTTGAATGAAAAGGATAAAAGAGCGCAGTTGTCTTCTAAAGATCGGGCGGCTGAGGAAGATGTGATAGCACTAGCTGGCCATGTTCAGGAGTCTTGCGAAGCTGAGGATAAGCAAGAGATTGTAATGACAGCCTTCCAGGATACAGTTTCTGATTCTCATGAATATGTAACGGAAGGTGGCATGAATGAAAAGGATAAAAGAACGCAGTCGTCTTCTGATGATCGTGCGGCTAAGGAAGATGTGATAGTGTCAGCTGACCATGTTCAGGAATCTTGCAAAGCTGAGGATAAGCATGATGGCTACTCGGAGACTTTAACAGCAGCCCAAGATGCAGTTTCTGATTCCCACGAAACCCTAAAGGAAGGTGACATGAATGAAAAGGATAAAAGAGCGCAGTTGCCTTCTGAAGATCATGTGGTGGAAGAGACTTTGGTTTCTTTAGATTCTGCCTCTTCGGTTCCGGCTTCTGCAGCTATAGAAGTTGGTGGAGCCAATGATTTAGGTGGGCCCGGGTCTGATCCTTCGCAACATGAGGGTGAAACTAACCATGTTAAACCGCCATTATCTGGATATGCGCTCGATGCTTCAGTCGATTCGAGAAGTACGGACAGTTTAGATGCAAACTGGGGATCTGTATCAG TGCTCTCTACTCAGTCGGACACCCTAGCTGCAGTTGAAGATTCCAAGGCAACATCAGAGGCTGGGAAATCAACCTCGAACCTACCAAAATTGGAGTCTGAGGCCAATAGAAGTTTGGAAAAGTCGGAGGTTTTTGAGCCTCCATCTTTTATGACGTTAGTGGAGCCTACGGGGAAAGGCGAGAAGACAGCGACTTCCTCTAGTCATGGCCAACCTGGGTGGTTCCCATCCCTCACTAATGTCACGAACGATTCCCcggggaggaagaagaacgAGGAGATCATTTCAAAGGTTACAAACTGGAGCTCTAACCAACAGCAGCACTCTCCTCTGAAGAGCCTCCTCATAGAAGCCAACCGAGATGCCAAGCCCAAGTCAACAAATCCGAGAGAGAGCGCACCAGTCGAAGCTcagaaggaggagaagagtGTGACTGTGGGCTCGATATTGGGCTCCGAGACCCAAAAGGCAGATGAGGAGAAGCAGGCAACAGCCCAAGAGTGGAATTCCCCGGCCCGATACCCAGCGGAGAttaagagggagaagaggaaAGTCAAGGGGAGGCCAATCTGGGCTCAGTTTGTCTGCTGTTCTTCTTCGGTGAACTGA